From a single Equus asinus isolate D_3611 breed Donkey chromosome 2, EquAss-T2T_v2, whole genome shotgun sequence genomic region:
- the TACR2 gene encoding substance-K receptor isoform X2: MGACAIATDANISIGLESNTTGITAFSMPGWQLALWATAYLALVLVAVTGNATVIWIILAHRRMRMVTNYFIVNLALADLCMAAFNAAFNFVYASHNVWYFGRAFCYFQNLFPITAMFVSIYSMTAIAADRYMAIVHPFQPRLSALGTRVVIAGIWLVALALAFPQCFYSTITMDQGATKCVVAWPEDSGGKMLLLYHLVVIALVYFLPLVVMFIAYSIIGLTLWRRAVPGHPAHGANRRHLRAKKKVYLALFWLAMSSTMYNPIIYCCLNRRFRSGFRLAFRCCPWVTPTEEDKIELTHTPSLSMRVKRCHTKETLFMASDVAEAANGQAGVPKKGSLRNLKPYAWLQGEA, translated from the exons ATGGGGGCCTGTGCCATTGCGACTGATGCCAACATCTCGATTGGCCTTGAGAGCAACACCACAGGCATCACGGCCTTCTCCATGCCCGGCTGGCAGCTGGCACTGTGGGCCACAGCTTACCTGGCCCTGGTGCTGGTGGCTGTGACAGGCAATGCTACGGTCATCTGGATCATCCTGGCTCATCGGAGGATGCGAATGGTCACCAACTACTTCATCGTCAACCTGGCCCTGGCCGACCTCTGCATGGCCGCCTTCAACGCCGCCTTCAACTTCGTCTATGCCAGCCACAACGTCTGGTACTTCGGCCGTGCCTTCTGCTACTTCCAGAACCTCTTCCCCATCACAGCCATGTTTGTCAGCATCTACTCCATGACTGCCATCGCTGCCGACAG GTACATGGCCATCGTCCACCCCTTCCAGCCACGGCTCTCAGCCCTCGGCACCAGAGTGGTTATTGCTGGCATCTGGCTGGTGGCCCTGGCCCTCGCCTTCCCCCAATGCTTCTACTCCACCATCACCATGGACCAGGGCGCCACCAAGTGCGTGGTGGCCTGGCCTGAAGACAGTGGCGGCAAGATGCTCCTTTT GTACCACCTCGTGGTCATCGCCCTTGTCTACTTCCTGCCTCTGGTGGTGATGTTCATCGCCTACAGCATCATCGGGCTCACGCTCTGGAGACGCGCGGTCCCCGGGCACCCGGCGCACGGCGCCAACCGGCGCCACCTGCGGGCCAAGAAGAAG GTCTACCTGGCGCTCTTCTGGCTGGCCATGAGCTCCACCATGTACAACCCCATCATCTATTGCTGCCTTAACCGCAG GTTTCGCTCTGGATTCCGGCTTGCTTTCCGTTGCTGCCCATGGGTCACGCCAACCGAGGAGGATAAGATTGAACTGACTCACACTCCATCCCTCTCCATGAGGGTCAAAAGGTGTCACACTAAAGAGACTCTGTTCATGGCCAGCGATGTGGCTGAGGCTGCCAACGGGCAGGCTGGGGTCCCCAAGAAGGGCAGCCTCCGAAACCTGAAGCCTTATGCCTGGCTGCAGGGCGAGGCTTAG
- the TACR2 gene encoding substance-K receptor isoform X1 codes for MGACAIATDANISIGLESNTTGITAFSMPGWQLALWATAYLALVLVAVTGNATVIWIILAHRRMRMVTNYFIVNLALADLCMAAFNAAFNFVYASHNVWYFGRAFCYFQNLFPITAMFVSIYSMTAIAADRYMAIVHPFQPRLSALGTRVVIAGIWLVALALAFPQCFYSTITMDQGATKCVVAWPEDSGGKMLLLYHLVVIALVYFLPLVVMFIAYSIIGLTLWRRAVPGHPAHGANRRHLRAKKKFVKTMVVVVVTFAVCWLPYHLYFILGSFQEDIYYHKFIQQVYLALFWLAMSSTMYNPIIYCCLNRRFRSGFRLAFRCCPWVTPTEEDKIELTHTPSLSMRVKRCHTKETLFMASDVAEAANGQAGVPKKGSLRNLKPYAWLQGEA; via the exons ATGGGGGCCTGTGCCATTGCGACTGATGCCAACATCTCGATTGGCCTTGAGAGCAACACCACAGGCATCACGGCCTTCTCCATGCCCGGCTGGCAGCTGGCACTGTGGGCCACAGCTTACCTGGCCCTGGTGCTGGTGGCTGTGACAGGCAATGCTACGGTCATCTGGATCATCCTGGCTCATCGGAGGATGCGAATGGTCACCAACTACTTCATCGTCAACCTGGCCCTGGCCGACCTCTGCATGGCCGCCTTCAACGCCGCCTTCAACTTCGTCTATGCCAGCCACAACGTCTGGTACTTCGGCCGTGCCTTCTGCTACTTCCAGAACCTCTTCCCCATCACAGCCATGTTTGTCAGCATCTACTCCATGACTGCCATCGCTGCCGACAG GTACATGGCCATCGTCCACCCCTTCCAGCCACGGCTCTCAGCCCTCGGCACCAGAGTGGTTATTGCTGGCATCTGGCTGGTGGCCCTGGCCCTCGCCTTCCCCCAATGCTTCTACTCCACCATCACCATGGACCAGGGCGCCACCAAGTGCGTGGTGGCCTGGCCTGAAGACAGTGGCGGCAAGATGCTCCTTTT GTACCACCTCGTGGTCATCGCCCTTGTCTACTTCCTGCCTCTGGTGGTGATGTTCATCGCCTACAGCATCATCGGGCTCACGCTCTGGAGACGCGCGGTCCCCGGGCACCCGGCGCACGGCGCCAACCGGCGCCACCTGCGGGCCAAGAAGAAG TTCGTGAAGaccatggtggtggtggtggtgacgtTTGCCGTCTGCTGGCTGCCCTACCACCTCTACTTCATCCTGGGCAGCTTCCAGGAGGACATCTACTACCACAAGTTCATCCAGCAGGTCTACCTGGCGCTCTTCTGGCTGGCCATGAGCTCCACCATGTACAACCCCATCATCTATTGCTGCCTTAACCGCAG GTTTCGCTCTGGATTCCGGCTTGCTTTCCGTTGCTGCCCATGGGTCACGCCAACCGAGGAGGATAAGATTGAACTGACTCACACTCCATCCCTCTCCATGAGGGTCAAAAGGTGTCACACTAAAGAGACTCTGTTCATGGCCAGCGATGTGGCTGAGGCTGCCAACGGGCAGGCTGGGGTCCCCAAGAAGGGCAGCCTCCGAAACCTGAAGCCTTATGCCTGGCTGCAGGGCGAGGCTTAG
- the TACR2 gene encoding substance-K receptor isoform X3: MGACAIATDANISIGLESNTTGITAFSMPGWQLALWATAYLALVLVAVTGNATVIWIILAHRRMRMVTNYFIVNLALADLCMAAFNAAFNFVYASHNVWYFGRAFCYFQNLFPITAMFVSIYSMTAIAADRYHLVVIALVYFLPLVVMFIAYSIIGLTLWRRAVPGHPAHGANRRHLRAKKKFVKTMVVVVVTFAVCWLPYHLYFILGSFQEDIYYHKFIQQVYLALFWLAMSSTMYNPIIYCCLNRRFRSGFRLAFRCCPWVTPTEEDKIELTHTPSLSMRVKRCHTKETLFMASDVAEAANGQAGVPKKGSLRNLKPYAWLQGEA; the protein is encoded by the exons ATGGGGGCCTGTGCCATTGCGACTGATGCCAACATCTCGATTGGCCTTGAGAGCAACACCACAGGCATCACGGCCTTCTCCATGCCCGGCTGGCAGCTGGCACTGTGGGCCACAGCTTACCTGGCCCTGGTGCTGGTGGCTGTGACAGGCAATGCTACGGTCATCTGGATCATCCTGGCTCATCGGAGGATGCGAATGGTCACCAACTACTTCATCGTCAACCTGGCCCTGGCCGACCTCTGCATGGCCGCCTTCAACGCCGCCTTCAACTTCGTCTATGCCAGCCACAACGTCTGGTACTTCGGCCGTGCCTTCTGCTACTTCCAGAACCTCTTCCCCATCACAGCCATGTTTGTCAGCATCTACTCCATGACTGCCATCGCTGCCGACAG GTACCACCTCGTGGTCATCGCCCTTGTCTACTTCCTGCCTCTGGTGGTGATGTTCATCGCCTACAGCATCATCGGGCTCACGCTCTGGAGACGCGCGGTCCCCGGGCACCCGGCGCACGGCGCCAACCGGCGCCACCTGCGGGCCAAGAAGAAG TTCGTGAAGaccatggtggtggtggtggtgacgtTTGCCGTCTGCTGGCTGCCCTACCACCTCTACTTCATCCTGGGCAGCTTCCAGGAGGACATCTACTACCACAAGTTCATCCAGCAGGTCTACCTGGCGCTCTTCTGGCTGGCCATGAGCTCCACCATGTACAACCCCATCATCTATTGCTGCCTTAACCGCAG GTTTCGCTCTGGATTCCGGCTTGCTTTCCGTTGCTGCCCATGGGTCACGCCAACCGAGGAGGATAAGATTGAACTGACTCACACTCCATCCCTCTCCATGAGGGTCAAAAGGTGTCACACTAAAGAGACTCTGTTCATGGCCAGCGATGTGGCTGAGGCTGCCAACGGGCAGGCTGGGGTCCCCAAGAAGGGCAGCCTCCGAAACCTGAAGCCTTATGCCTGGCTGCAGGGCGAGGCTTAG